The genomic DNA ctggaagagtttgtagAATGGGTATTATTTCTTTATCATTGAAGAAATAACTCCTATTTGGGCTTGGAGTTTTCTCTGTGAGGAGGTTTTAAACTAGGAATTCAACCtatttaatagatatagggcTATTCAAGTTATCTGTTTTTTCCTTGAGTTTAGTAGCTtgtgtttttaaaggaatttgttcatttcatctgagTTGTCAATTTACTGGGATAAAGTTTTTATAATATTCctgtattatcattttaatatcctTAGGATCTATAGTGATATCACTCTCATTCGTGATATTGATaatttttgtcatctttttttaTTAGTCCAGTCTAGGCTTAAAGGTTATCAATTTATTGATATTCTAAAAGAAACTGATATTCCAGTTTCTTAAGATTGAAGCTGAGGTCACTGATTGAAACCTTGTCTCTCTTCTAACATAGGCCTTTAGTCCTAGAAATTTCTAAGTACTACTTTAGTAATATctcataaattttgatatgtttttcatttttattatgttccaaatattttctattttccttctttatctcttcaactcatgaattatttaaaagttttaaatttagtttccaaatatttggagatttccaAAAaccttttattgatttataattcCAATGCACTCTGATGGCATACCTTATAtgaaatccttttaaatttattgaggcttggtTGATAGCCTAAATGAGGTCTGTcttggtaaatattttatatgtacttGAAAAAAGTATGTATTCTCCTACTGTAGGGTGGAATGTTATATGAATGTCAATTAAGTTATTTGATAGTATTGTTCAAATCTATATCATTAATttgtctacttgttctatcaaaAGTTGAGGGAGAGATATTGAAATCTCTTACTATAATTGTAGATTTacctcctttttctttcaattctatcagattttgctttatgtattttgaagctctgttattaagtatatatatgtttagGATTGTTATATCTCTTTAATGAATTGACCTTTTTATCATTGCAGAATGACCTTGTCCATCactggtaatattctttgctttgaaatttaccttctgatattaatatagccacttcaGCTTTCTTTCCATTAATATgagtatggtatatctttttaaaatcctttttctttttgactatttttttctctttttctgaaataTGTTTCTTAGAGGCAGTATATATTagagtctttcttttttatctaatATGACGATCTtgctttttaattgaggtatttagacaatttatatttaatgtgcttattggcatggttaggtttaaatgtattttcctactattgttttctattttcttatctattctttttttcctttttcatctcttttctgtcttgttttggatcaaatgaatatttttatagttctGGCTTATGTACTAAATTTGCTTATTAAttctaactttttgttttgttattttaggaTTTAGAGTACTTAATTAACAGTGTAACTTCAAATGATATTATACCACTTCCCATATAGTATATGAATCTTAGAGTATTTATAACACTTCTATTTATCTACTTCCAACTTGcttgctatttttgttttcttctgcataTGCTTAAACTACATACTATATAATTAGTTTCATTTGAGCAATCAGTTCTCTTTTTTCTGCTTGAAAATAATGCTTACTGTAGTATtccacagttttttttctttttcttccagcatATATCCAGCTaagacaattaaattaaaaagtaaggtGTAAAATAGTTAAAATCATAATATACTTTGCTTTGTatcaatataaaacataaaaattttaaataccaccTCTTTAAAAACAAGTTTCTCCTGATAAATAGTATGCATGCTCATTGctctctatttatatatatatatatatatatatatataaatgtttaccctaaaatatttatgtaagtaCTCGTCTACTTAAGACTACCCTTCTTCTAAGCTTCATCGATGGTTTCTCTATATGAAGTATATAAGCATATATGTTATACATACCAAGTAAActacataaaatagaaatatgtaaaggaaaaacaaaggaaaacatgtcCTTCTTCCTATAGGATTTACACAGAAAATTAGTGTAATTAGTGAGGACATGTAAAATGTCTGAAGAATTTTGATGAATATCTTCTAGGAAAATAGCTATGAGAATACTAAATTTCTATTATAAAAACTTATGTTTCCATTAAACATTCAGTGAAGGTATTGTGGTCTCCCTAATATGTGCAAAAGAGGACTTTGGGATCCATTCAAAACAACAACTACAATAAGATGTCCCTCAGTTTTAGCAGGTTAGTTACACCTCTTAATCAAGtgtgtgtagcacagagaaccaAATCCTGGTCCATAGTGTTAGAAAATGTTTGATGAAAAATTCCATAGACAGAATctgaatattctatattttagaGGGAGTGGAGCAGGATTTCATGACAGTGGAGGGGGTTGACTCCCAGTGGTTGGCCTGACCTTAACTGCTGATGTTAAAAAACACACCAAATGTTTCTGCAGTGTTTTctgctgtaatttatttctagccATAGGTTTACTTGTAGGGTTCTCATAAGCCATGCAGCAAGTGGTTTATAAATAAAGTCAGTCTGTTATAGTGTCATTACATTAAGAGACAGAATTGCtggatttttttcattctgtgaAAAGCTCACATCTTGAGAATCCATGTTTGATATTATTATGGTACACCTAAGATGTATCTTGCTCCAATTAACATTATCATGCTAGTCACTATAAAAAAACCCAAGGGCAGACTAGAGAACGTAGTAGGTTCACTACTTTCAGGAGGCTGAGTTGTAACCCAACCCATTGACTTCATCACAGCTTTCTTCCATGTAGAATAACGAATTTCACTTTCTGTGGCTTTTATCTGTGGTTCAAACCGTTCCATCATGACCATTGACAAATCCTCGGATTTAAGACTCCAAACATCTACCCCTTCTGCAGCTCCTGCTGCCATGGCAGCTCCCAGGGCAGTTGTTTCAGGCATGGAGGCATTTATTACTGGAATATGCAGAATGTCTGCTTGCAGTTGCATAAGAACTTTGTTGTTGGTCATTCCTCCATCCACCTGCAAATGACTGAGTTGAATTCCACAGTCATGGTTCATGGCATCCAAAATCTCTCGGGTTTGGAAACAAACAGCTTctaatgcagcaaaagcaatatgACTTTTATTGGTGAACTGAGTGAGACCACAGATTATCCCTCTTGCAGTGGGCTCCCGATAAGGTGCGTATAACCCTGAAAAGGCTGGGATGAAGTAGCAGCCATAAGAAGTGCCTACTTCTTTAGCaagtttttcactttcttctgagGTCTTTATAATTCCAAGATTGTCTCTCAGCCAGCGAATAACAGCACCGGCTATAGCAACAGAACCTTCCAATGCATAACATACTGGCTTGTCTTTGCCTAGCTTGTAAGCCACTGTGGTCAGGAGGCCGTGTTCAGAAAATACACACTTATGACCTGTATTACATAGTAAGAAACAGCCTGTTCCATACGTGTTTTTGGCTTGTGCTTCCTGGAAGCACATTTGTCCTACTAATGCAGCAGACTGGTCCCCCAAACATCCAGATATTGGCACACCTTCCAAGGCCCCCGTTTTCATTCGGCCATAGATCTCAGAAGAACTCCAGACATTTGGAAGAATGTCCATTGGAATTTCAAAAAAGTTACACAGCTTTTTATCCCATTCTAAAGAATGGATGTTGAAGAGCATTGTCTTACTTGCGTTTGTTACATCTGTACAATG from Pseudorca crassidens isolate mPseCra1 chromosome 4, mPseCra1.hap1, whole genome shotgun sequence includes the following:
- the GK2 gene encoding LOW QUALITY PROTEIN: glycerol kinase 2 (The sequence of the model RefSeq protein was modified relative to this genomic sequence to represent the inferred CDS: inserted 2 bases in 1 codon); protein product: MAAPKMAVVGPLVGAVVQGTDSTHFMVFNSKTAELLSQHEVELTQEFPKEGWVEQDPKEILQSVYEWIEKTCEKLQELSIDISNIKAIGVSNQRETTVIWDKLTGDPLYNAVVWLDLRTQSTVEXLSKKIPGNNNFVKSKTGLPLSTYFSAVKLRWILNNVRKVQKAVEEGRALFGTIDSWLIWSLTGGVNGGIHCTDVTNASKTMLFNIHSLEWDKKLCNFFEIPMDILPNVWSSSEIYGRMKTGALEGVPISGCLGDQSAALVGQMCFQEAQAKNTYGTGCFLLCNTGHKCVFSEHGLLTTVAYKLGKDKPVCYALEGSVAIAGAVIRWLRDNLGIIKTSEESEKLAKEVGTSYGCYFIPAFSGLYAPYREPTARGIICGLTQFTNKSHIAFAALEAVCFQTREILDAMNHDCGIQLSHLQVDGGMTNNKVLMQLQADILHIPVINASMPETTALGAAMAAGAAEGVDVWSLKSEDLSMVMMERFEPQIKATESEIRYSTWKKAVMKSMGWVTTQPPESSEPTTFSSLPLGFFIVTSMIMLIGARYILGVP